One Kitasatospora sp. NBC_01287 DNA window includes the following coding sequences:
- a CDS encoding TOMM precursor leader peptide-binding protein, which produces MTETLLPAGTRLRHDGGLLGQALARRLDEGSPARPGIRLLAADTPDAGAELLAAESADAATGRLSVVAEIDRVVIGALVRPGVPGCDQCLAARRAGARADAAEDAALLAAHGTRLTGSASPLLTPLAADLAASLALGRLAEAGPAARAVTVLRLADLRISRHTFLPDPHCPHCGALPEDSRTAAVIPRVARPKPDPSVLRVRDLRTATAELEALLADDETGVIKGLRTRGLHTLPFAEAKVGPPESVDGGYGRALDFHSAKVTAIAEALERLGGGRPGGHRTAVRASHRELAAQDPAGVLDPASVGGHEPHRYQQPGFPFQAYHPELVMPWVWGYSLTRERPVLVPESLAYYRLGRHAPGSRPFVSEISNGCALGGCVEEAALYGLLELAERDAFLLTWYARLPAPALDLRTARDRRIGLLADRIHERTGYRVEVFDVTGAEGVPSFWAAAVDTERQAGAVGTSEAHRPSVLCAGGSGLDPERGIFGALHELVTAIEAYRIIYPQRHADAVRMREDAEQVRLMDDHALLYCDPVAARRLDFLLAPDGHPPRERRNVRELADRYAWPRHADLRADLDELVGRFAATGLEAIVVDQTTPVHTAAGLSCVKTLVPGLLPMTFGHHLRRIAGLDRVRAAPLTLGHAERPLTAEEVNPEPHPFP; this is translated from the coding sequence ATGACTGAGACACTCCTGCCGGCCGGCACCCGCCTGCGGCACGACGGCGGCCTGCTCGGCCAGGCCCTCGCCCGGCGACTCGACGAGGGGTCACCGGCCCGGCCCGGCATCCGCCTGCTCGCGGCCGACACGCCCGACGCCGGGGCGGAGCTGCTGGCGGCGGAGAGCGCCGATGCCGCGACGGGCCGACTGTCCGTCGTCGCCGAGATCGACCGCGTGGTCATCGGCGCGCTGGTGCGCCCCGGCGTCCCCGGCTGCGACCAGTGCCTCGCCGCCCGCCGCGCCGGGGCGCGGGCGGACGCGGCCGAGGACGCCGCCCTGCTCGCGGCCCACGGCACCCGGCTCACCGGCAGCGCCTCCCCGCTGCTCACCCCGCTCGCCGCCGACCTCGCCGCCTCGCTGGCCCTTGGCCGGCTCGCCGAGGCGGGGCCGGCCGCGCGCGCCGTCACCGTGCTCCGCCTGGCCGACCTGCGGATCTCCCGGCACACCTTCCTGCCCGACCCGCACTGCCCGCACTGCGGCGCCCTGCCCGAGGACTCCCGGACCGCCGCCGTGATCCCGCGGGTCGCCCGGCCCAAGCCGGACCCATCCGTCCTGCGGGTGCGCGACCTGCGCACCGCGACGGCCGAACTGGAAGCCCTCCTCGCCGACGACGAGACCGGTGTCATCAAGGGCCTGCGGACCCGCGGCCTGCACACGCTGCCGTTCGCCGAGGCCAAGGTCGGCCCGCCGGAGTCGGTCGACGGCGGCTACGGACGGGCCCTGGACTTCCACAGCGCCAAGGTGACCGCGATCGCCGAGGCACTGGAGCGACTGGGCGGTGGCCGCCCGGGCGGCCACCGGACCGCGGTGCGGGCGAGCCACCGCGAGCTCGCGGCCCAGGACCCCGCGGGCGTCCTGGACCCGGCGAGCGTGGGCGGCCACGAACCGCACCGCTACCAGCAGCCCGGCTTCCCGTTCCAGGCCTACCACCCCGAGCTCGTCATGCCCTGGGTCTGGGGCTACTCGCTCACCCGCGAGCGGCCGGTCCTGGTTCCCGAGAGCCTCGCCTACTACCGCCTGGGCCGGCACGCACCGGGGTCCCGGCCCTTCGTCTCCGAGATCTCCAACGGCTGCGCGCTCGGCGGCTGCGTGGAGGAGGCCGCCCTGTACGGCCTGCTGGAACTCGCCGAGCGCGACGCCTTCCTGCTCACCTGGTACGCGCGGCTGCCGGCTCCCGCGCTCGACCTGCGCACCGCGCGCGACCGCCGGATCGGCCTGCTCGCCGACCGGATCCACGAACGCACCGGCTACCGCGTCGAGGTCTTCGACGTGACCGGCGCGGAGGGCGTCCCCAGCTTCTGGGCCGCCGCCGTGGACACCGAGCGGCAAGCCGGGGCCGTGGGCACTTCCGAGGCCCACCGCCCCAGCGTGCTCTGCGCGGGCGGCTCCGGGCTCGACCCGGAACGCGGCATCTTCGGGGCGCTCCACGAACTGGTCACCGCCATCGAGGCCTACCGGATCATCTACCCGCAGCGCCACGCGGACGCCGTCCGGATGCGCGAGGACGCCGAGCAGGTCCGGCTGATGGACGATCACGCGCTCCTCTACTGCGACCCGGTCGCCGCCCGCCGCCTCGACTTCCTGCTCGCGCCCGACGGCCACCCGCCCCGCGAACGACGGAACGTGCGCGAGCTGGCCGACCGGTACGCCTGGCCCCGCCACGCCGACCTGCGCGCCGACCTGGACGAACTGGTGGGCCGCTTCGCCGCGACCGGCCTCGAAGCGATCGTGGTCGACCAGACCACCCCGGTCCACACCGCCGCCGGGCTCTCCTGCGTCAAGACCCTGGTCCCCGGGCTGCTGCCGATGACCTTCGGCCACCACCTGCGCCGCATCGCGGGCCTGGACCGGGTCCGCGCCGCCCCGCTCACCCTCGGCCACGCCGAGCGGCCGCTGACTGCCGAGGAGGTGAATCCGGAGCCGCACCCGTTCCCGTGA
- a CDS encoding thiopeptide maturation pyridine synthase yields MAQTSPAAEPRWRAAHIAYFGDGTDELILRAVRPVIERCAGRVQSVYVLRHWRRGPHLRLVVQATPEAFAELVEPAVAELVGGHLREHPSTAPALDEAALLPLHRRLAEAEREPGPLTPFYPDNSITWEEHDRRIEVLGCPVGADELALFYERTNGLLFDHLAAVAAGVPRETLALRLMLATAHMLCRHPEDASIRRGFVSFRSHAEGYLSTAGPRTRAAFEQRYAANHEVLTAQVRSVVAAFEPGAADPEGEAPRGWVAAIDPLGGRWTELYEAGEIPEAPIPDDEENGIGDLLAASPLHQAVADSAVYKQMMYRDPRFLRYRLMLNYTYLHLTRLGIPGLTRYLLCHLAANAVEEVYGVSALQLVLATAAQDIAPQDAAPQDVVAPQARG; encoded by the coding sequence ATGGCACAGACATCACCGGCGGCCGAACCGCGGTGGCGCGCGGCCCACATCGCCTACTTCGGCGACGGCACCGACGAGTTGATCCTGCGCGCGGTGCGGCCGGTGATCGAGCGCTGCGCCGGGCGCGTCCAGTCGGTCTACGTGCTGCGGCACTGGCGCCGTGGACCCCATCTGCGCCTGGTCGTCCAGGCCACCCCCGAGGCATTCGCCGAGCTGGTGGAGCCGGCGGTGGCCGAACTCGTCGGCGGTCACCTGCGCGAGCACCCGTCCACCGCTCCGGCGCTCGACGAGGCCGCCCTGCTGCCGTTGCACCGCCGGCTTGCCGAGGCGGAGCGGGAGCCCGGCCCGCTCACCCCGTTCTACCCGGACAACTCGATCACCTGGGAGGAGCACGACCGCCGGATCGAGGTGCTGGGCTGCCCGGTCGGCGCGGACGAGCTCGCCCTGTTCTACGAGCGGACCAACGGGCTGCTCTTCGACCACCTGGCGGCCGTCGCGGCCGGTGTCCCGCGCGAGACGCTGGCGCTGCGGCTGATGCTCGCCACCGCGCACATGCTCTGCCGGCATCCCGAGGACGCCTCGATCCGGCGCGGCTTCGTCTCCTTCCGCTCCCATGCCGAGGGCTATCTGAGCACGGCCGGGCCGCGGACCCGTGCGGCCTTCGAGCAGCGGTACGCGGCCAACCACGAGGTGCTCACCGCGCAGGTCCGCTCCGTGGTCGCCGCCTTCGAGCCCGGCGCGGCTGATCCGGAGGGTGAGGCACCGCGCGGCTGGGTCGCGGCGATCGACCCGCTGGGCGGGCGGTGGACCGAGCTGTACGAGGCCGGCGAGATTCCCGAGGCGCCCATCCCGGACGACGAGGAGAACGGCATCGGCGACCTGCTCGCCGCCAGCCCGCTGCACCAGGCGGTTGCCGACAGTGCCGTGTACAAGCAGATGATGTACCGGGATCCACGCTTCCTGCGCTACCGCCTGATGCTCAACTACACCTACCTGCACCTCACCCGGCTCGGGATCCCCGGCCTGACCCGCTACCTGCTCTGCCACCTCGCCGCGAACGCGGTGGAGGAGGTGTACGGCGTCAGCGCCCTCCAACTGGTGCTCGCCACCGCCGCGCAGGACATCGCACCGCAGGACGCCGCACCGCAGGACGTCGTCGCGCCGCAGGCTCGCGGATGA
- a CDS encoding lantibiotic dehydratase C-terminal domain-containing protein, with the protein MLSREPEDHWVSAHVFTAHPLDLVVRRLLPTAVEELRRRGLADHYFFLRHWQRGPHLRLRVRLVEPRAESAARAVLAGHATALFQELPLSRPMTERQYQELAQRFAALEPESEPGTLAANDSLAFVPYRPEHGKYGHGAALRAAEECFATCSELATTAVLADWSPARRLAHCFALLVGSEGSQARPPAEVPPGVAEQYRQRRAALLPVARAARAAALTAAAGGADADPVTRWLAALRRAQDEAQDEAQAQARGGTRGDAGSPDRLAGHLAHLACNRLGVRLDQEATLRGLARLAAAEPAAGAVRAGHQGAGHQGAGHDDAGHDDAGHDDAGHDDAGHDDAGHDD; encoded by the coding sequence ATGCTGAGCCGAGAGCCCGAGGACCACTGGGTCAGCGCCCACGTGTTCACCGCCCACCCGCTCGACCTCGTGGTGCGCCGACTGCTCCCGACCGCCGTCGAGGAGTTGCGGCGACGCGGACTGGCCGACCACTACTTCTTCCTCCGCCACTGGCAGCGCGGCCCCCATCTGCGCCTGCGGGTGCGCCTGGTGGAGCCGCGGGCCGAGTCCGCGGCACGCGCGGTGCTCGCCGGGCACGCCACGGCACTCTTCCAGGAGCTGCCGCTGTCAAGGCCCATGACGGAGCGTCAATATCAGGAGCTGGCACAGCGGTTCGCCGCTCTGGAGCCGGAGAGCGAGCCCGGCACGCTGGCCGCCAACGACAGCCTGGCCTTCGTCCCCTACCGGCCCGAGCACGGGAAGTACGGCCACGGCGCCGCGCTGCGGGCCGCCGAGGAGTGCTTCGCGACCTGCAGCGAGCTGGCGACGACTGCCGTCCTGGCCGATTGGAGCCCGGCGCGGCGGCTCGCGCACTGCTTCGCCCTGCTGGTCGGCAGCGAGGGCTCGCAGGCCCGCCCGCCGGCGGAGGTGCCGCCGGGCGTGGCCGAGCAGTACCGGCAGCGGCGGGCCGCCCTGCTGCCCGTCGCCCGCGCGGCGCGCGCCGCCGCGCTCACGGCGGCGGCCGGCGGGGCCGACGCGGACCCGGTCACCCGTTGGCTCGCCGCCCTCCGGCGGGCCCAGGACGAGGCCCAGGACGAGGCCCAGGCCCAGGCCCGGGGTGGGACCCGGGGCGACGCCGGGAGCCCCGACCGGCTGGCCGGCCACCTGGCCCATCTGGCCTGCAACCGCCTGGGCGTGCGACTCGACCAGGAGGCGACGCTGCGCGGTCTGGCCCGGCTCGCGGCGGCCGAACCGGCCGCCGGAGCCGTTCGCGCCGGCCACCAGGGAGCCGGCCACCAGGGAGCCGGCCACGACGACGCCGGCCACGACGACGCCGGTCACGACGACGCCGGTCACGACGACGCCGGTCACGACGACGCCGGTCACGACGACTGA
- a CDS encoding lantibiotic dehydratase: MAARAPRPSAAQTGQEPVGVRLAGLTADALDGSRIPLSTDLALRIVAADRAIRADAAGIGDALHALIGTERARPHKARLVGLRRAVHQGARVLVLLDAAAPPEVVGPDLTDRIHRHAAHRQTRDELFARLTHTLPAETREAAAALGALARDPAFAVGLGYASPDLYDDVLRWLRREHLASGRRPLDRAAVRLAKYAARAVAKPSPLTTFAAGGFGRWTAHAAGSGASTGATGPAVRLESTARAGVVEVGLLPLSRIAAALAHLPELDAAVRLRVNPLATLVPSADGDHWLFTVPGPSGEVRSLPATPALGAILAAAREAGTPAGLRALLGAPAGSATGSVTGSAAGSGAGSAAGSGGSAAGSADGAGRVDAVLARLVRLGLLEVRPDLPDQRLTATALTAWLDERVPEGERGERLVGLLDDLRTIRDQLDAARSAAPAEHRAIAATLHARTADAARRLGLLGPGEEPEGGTRYFHHTVVTGTAATLDRDAWQPALADLALVPALLAPFDTLGPRRAALHQRAVTAYGAGFRRPFTAFLRDFGAWWADATTDAPTERDARRRDALHGLIADTPEDADGTVRLAPQAVRALCGDWPDPHTAGDRHAYYVQALPGTPAGLGLVLNTVTCGHGTGRSRIAQLLGATLGAPDPGILGAPDLGPGAAQYAEFDAVFGSALNQRAPATRDAIDLDGSLSDRASGHLLRPADLEVVHDRQAERLRLVHRVTGRVVRPLHLGLLATPLLPLPARLLVEAFGQTSYVLWSDWPQLWRSGPPSPSRPGTPAPAPDAPRRVARLALGSVVLRRACWFVAGGRAPARAAGETDAGYLVRVHGWRETHGLPLRCFLRTLTQRPAEGFAGPALHDKDRKPVYLDFGHPHLLRLFEHAAATGRPLLLTEALPELHQAPAHRDGRRHAAEFLIELPAGDDPLTGLTSLTDSTDSTDSTDSTDSTDSTDSTGLTASAEPTAPTTERCPDAC, translated from the coding sequence ATGGCGGCCCGCGCACCGCGCCCGTCGGCGGCGCAGACCGGCCAGGAACCGGTGGGCGTGCGCCTCGCGGGACTCACCGCCGACGCCCTGGACGGCTCCCGGATCCCGCTGAGCACCGACCTCGCGCTGCGGATCGTCGCGGCGGACCGGGCGATCCGCGCCGACGCCGCCGGGATCGGTGACGCGCTGCACGCCCTGATCGGCACCGAACGGGCGCGCCCGCACAAGGCACGGCTGGTCGGTCTGCGCCGGGCCGTGCACCAGGGCGCCCGGGTCCTCGTCCTGCTGGACGCGGCGGCGCCGCCGGAGGTGGTCGGCCCGGACCTGACCGACCGGATCCACCGTCACGCCGCCCACCGCCAGACCCGTGACGAGTTGTTCGCGCGGCTGACGCACACCCTGCCCGCGGAGACCCGGGAGGCCGCCGCGGCCCTGGGCGCACTCGCGCGGGACCCCGCGTTCGCGGTCGGCCTCGGTTACGCCAGCCCGGACCTCTACGACGACGTGCTGCGCTGGCTGCGCCGCGAGCACCTCGCGTCCGGGCGGCGGCCGCTGGACCGTGCGGCCGTGCGGCTGGCGAAGTACGCGGCCAGGGCGGTGGCCAAGCCCAGCCCGCTGACCACCTTCGCCGCCGGCGGCTTCGGCCGCTGGACGGCGCACGCGGCCGGGAGCGGCGCGAGCACGGGAGCCACCGGCCCCGCCGTGCGCCTGGAGAGCACGGCCAGGGCCGGCGTGGTCGAGGTCGGCCTGCTCCCGCTCTCCCGGATCGCGGCCGCCCTCGCCCACCTGCCCGAGCTCGACGCGGCGGTCCGACTGCGCGTCAACCCGCTGGCCACCCTGGTACCGTCCGCCGACGGGGACCACTGGCTCTTCACCGTCCCCGGGCCCTCGGGCGAGGTGCGCTCGCTGCCGGCCACGCCCGCGCTCGGGGCGATCCTGGCGGCGGCGCGGGAGGCGGGGACGCCGGCCGGCCTGCGCGCGCTGCTCGGTGCTCCTGCCGGATCCGCGACCGGATCTGTTACCGGATCTGCCGCTGGTTCCGGCGCCGGTTCCGCCGCTGGTTCCGGCGGTTCCGCCGCCGGTTCCGCCGATGGGGCGGGACGGGTGGACGCGGTGCTGGCGCGGCTGGTCCGGCTCGGTCTGCTCGAAGTCCGCCCCGATCTGCCGGACCAGCGCCTCACCGCCACGGCGCTGACCGCCTGGCTCGACGAGCGGGTGCCCGAGGGGGAGCGCGGTGAGCGCCTGGTCGGCCTGCTGGACGACCTGCGGACGATCCGCGACCAGCTCGACGCCGCCCGGTCGGCCGCCCCGGCCGAGCACCGCGCCATCGCGGCGACCCTGCACGCGCGCACCGCGGACGCCGCCCGGCGGCTGGGGCTGCTCGGCCCGGGAGAGGAACCCGAGGGCGGCACCCGGTACTTCCACCACACCGTGGTGACCGGCACCGCCGCCACCCTCGACCGGGACGCCTGGCAGCCGGCCCTCGCCGACCTCGCCCTGGTGCCCGCGCTGCTCGCCCCCTTCGACACTCTCGGCCCCCGGCGCGCGGCGCTCCACCAGCGCGCCGTGACCGCCTACGGCGCGGGCTTCCGGCGGCCGTTCACCGCTTTCCTGCGGGACTTCGGCGCTTGGTGGGCCGACGCGACCACGGACGCCCCGACCGAGCGCGACGCGCGGCGGCGGGACGCGCTGCACGGCCTGATCGCGGACACGCCCGAGGACGCCGACGGCACGGTCCGCCTGGCGCCGCAGGCCGTGCGCGCGCTGTGCGGCGACTGGCCCGACCCGCACACCGCCGGTGACCGCCACGCCTACTACGTCCAGGCGCTGCCCGGCACGCCCGCCGGGCTCGGCCTTGTCCTCAACACGGTCACCTGCGGCCACGGCACCGGCCGCAGCAGGATCGCCCAGCTGCTCGGCGCCACCCTCGGCGCACCGGACCCCGGCATCCTGGGCGCACCCGACCTCGGCCCGGGGGCCGCGCAGTACGCCGAGTTCGACGCCGTCTTCGGCAGCGCCCTCAACCAGCGGGCACCGGCGACCCGGGACGCGATCGACCTGGACGGCTCCCTCTCGGACCGGGCATCCGGCCACCTGCTCCGCCCCGCCGACCTGGAGGTGGTGCACGATCGGCAGGCAGAGCGGCTCCGTCTCGTCCACCGCGTCACCGGCCGGGTGGTGCGACCGCTCCACCTTGGCCTGCTCGCCACTCCGCTGCTCCCGCTGCCGGCCCGGCTCCTGGTGGAGGCCTTCGGCCAGACCTCCTACGTCCTCTGGTCGGATTGGCCGCAGCTGTGGCGAAGCGGTCCGCCGAGCCCAAGCCGGCCCGGAACCCCGGCACCGGCGCCGGACGCGCCCCGGCGGGTGGCCCGGCTCGCCCTTGGGTCGGTGGTGCTGCGCCGGGCGTGCTGGTTCGTGGCGGGCGGCCGAGCGCCCGCCCGCGCCGCCGGGGAGACGGACGCCGGGTACCTGGTCCGGGTCCACGGCTGGCGTGAGACGCACGGCCTGCCGCTGCGCTGCTTCCTGCGCACCCTCACCCAGCGGCCCGCCGAGGGGTTCGCCGGCCCCGCGCTGCACGACAAGGACCGCAAGCCGGTGTACCTCGACTTCGGCCACCCGCACCTGCTGCGCCTCTTCGAACACGCGGCGGCCACCGGGCGGCCGCTGCTGCTCACCGAGGCCCTCCCCGAGCTGCACCAGGCCCCCGCCCACCGGGACGGGCGGCGCCACGCGGCCGAGTTCCTGATCGAACTGCCCGCCGGGGACGACCCGTTGACGGGCCTGACGAGCCTGACGGACTCCACGGACTCCACGGACTCCACGGACTCCACGGACTCCACGGACTCCACGGACTCGACGGGCCTGACGGCTTCGGCGGAGCCGACCGCCCCGACGACCGAACGGTGCCCCGACGCATGCTGA
- a CDS encoding nitroreductase family protein → MTPHPFPLTLWSEAVYSRRSIPATLATGASAPGAAPGAAEADPVVLPAGLPGGRRFPLAAPPLRLRPVRRGRSAGPAGLADPAVLAALLHYSCGLIQHDLTPGGWPLHRAVASARCRYPSELSLVVPAPGGGHRAAAVYRFDPLHHQLALLQGAVGDEAATDPPGGAGSARFLVITSRFARTAQLYGDYAPRLCAQEAGMLLGAVHLVAAALGLRTRPGLDREILLALCDGWTPAGEHPMGYLELGDAPPTGSAPQAAVPGAPEARRPWIPPDAAAVLRARHSGAAIFDPEPVAAPRALLDDLGAALATAPSADFSCHLLVRQVAGTPAGHYVHTGDHWRPVRDGDPVPLLERIGQTEGRVSLNFRTVACVAYLAVRRGTALARSGADAFRQLHLSAGAAAHLVCVVAARHGLTARVHNGYDAATAERLLGLTVDEETVLFQVAIGAAKPAAGFRLPVVF, encoded by the coding sequence ATGACCCCGCACCCGTTCCCGCTGACCCTGTGGTCGGAGGCGGTCTACTCCCGCCGGTCGATCCCCGCCACGCTCGCCACCGGGGCGAGTGCTCCAGGGGCTGCTCCCGGCGCGGCCGAGGCCGATCCGGTCGTGCTCCCCGCTGGGCTCCCCGGCGGGCGGCGCTTCCCGCTGGCCGCGCCGCCGCTGCGCCTGCGGCCCGTGCGCCGGGGCCGGTCGGCCGGACCGGCGGGCCTGGCGGACCCGGCCGTCCTCGCCGCGCTGCTGCACTACTCCTGCGGCCTGATCCAGCACGACCTGACCCCGGGCGGCTGGCCGCTGCACCGCGCCGTAGCCTCCGCGCGCTGCCGCTACCCGAGTGAGCTCTCCCTGGTCGTGCCCGCCCCGGGCGGCGGACACCGCGCGGCCGCGGTGTACCGCTTCGACCCGCTGCACCACCAACTCGCCCTGCTGCAAGGAGCGGTGGGAGACGAAGCTGCCACGGACCCGCCGGGCGGCGCCGGGTCGGCCCGGTTCCTGGTGATCACCAGCCGGTTCGCCCGCACGGCCCAGCTCTACGGCGACTACGCCCCACGACTCTGCGCGCAGGAGGCGGGGATGCTGCTCGGCGCCGTGCACCTGGTGGCCGCCGCGCTCGGCCTGCGCACCCGGCCGGGGCTCGACCGCGAGATCCTGCTCGCCCTCTGCGACGGCTGGACGCCCGCCGGAGAGCACCCGATGGGGTATCTGGAACTGGGTGACGCCCCGCCGACCGGGTCCGCGCCGCAGGCCGCCGTGCCCGGGGCACCCGAGGCGCGCCGGCCGTGGATCCCGCCGGACGCGGCCGCCGTGCTGCGCGCCCGCCACTCCGGTGCCGCGATCTTCGACCCCGAACCGGTGGCCGCCCCGCGCGCGCTGCTCGACGACCTCGGCGCCGCCCTCGCCACCGCACCCTCCGCGGACTTCTCCTGCCACCTGCTGGTCCGTCAGGTCGCCGGCACGCCTGCCGGGCACTACGTCCACACCGGCGACCACTGGCGGCCGGTCCGGGACGGCGACCCGGTGCCGCTGCTCGAACGGATCGGGCAGACCGAGGGGCGGGTGTCGCTGAACTTCCGCACCGTCGCCTGCGTCGCCTACCTGGCCGTGCGGCGCGGCACCGCGCTCGCCCGCTCCGGCGCGGACGCGTTCCGTCAGCTGCACCTGAGCGCGGGGGCGGCTGCCCACCTGGTGTGCGTGGTCGCGGCGCGCCACGGACTGACCGCCCGGGTGCACAACGGCTACGACGCCGCCACCGCCGAGCGACTGCTCGGCCTGACCGTCGACGAGGAGACCGTGCTGTTCCAGGTGGCGATCGGCGCGGCGAAGCCGGCCGCCGGCTTCCGGCTCCCGGTGGTGTTCTGA
- a CDS encoding thiomuracin/GE37468 family thiazolyl RiPP peptide, with the protein MNEFKDGSPSLAAAVADLALELDVASLAGDEHGLSLTAGHGMTEASASFCCAPPPNCCNCSCS; encoded by the coding sequence ATGAACGAGTTCAAGGACGGTTCGCCGTCGCTGGCGGCGGCGGTTGCCGACCTCGCGCTGGAGCTCGACGTGGCCTCGCTGGCCGGCGACGAGCACGGCCTGTCGCTCACGGCGGGCCACGGCATGACCGAGGCCAGTGCGTCCTTCTGCTGCGCCCCGCCGCCGAACTGCTGCAACTGCAGCTGTTCCTGA
- a CDS encoding SOS response-associated peptidase, whose amino-acid sequence MCGRFVSTSTPQDLVNLFGVTSWDPAETLAPSWNTAPTDPVRAVLERVDRESGELSRLLRPLRWGLVPSWAKDPGGGARMINARAETVHEKPAFRKAFATRRCLLPADGYYEWVAVPATDGRKAYKQPYFIAPADGTLLAMAGLYEFWRDPTRPEDDPLAWLTTTTIITTQARDDAGRVHDRMPLIIDPADLDAWLDPAHSDPRELQQLLHTPANGHLIARPVVTTVNSVRNNGPELLTEALDAPPLT is encoded by the coding sequence ATGTGTGGTCGCTTCGTCTCCACCAGCACCCCGCAGGACCTGGTCAACCTGTTCGGTGTCACCAGCTGGGACCCCGCCGAGACCCTGGCGCCCAGCTGGAACACCGCGCCCACCGACCCGGTCCGGGCCGTCCTGGAGCGGGTCGACCGGGAGAGCGGCGAGCTGTCGCGGCTGCTGCGCCCGCTGCGGTGGGGGCTGGTGCCGTCCTGGGCGAAGGACCCGGGCGGCGGCGCGCGGATGATCAACGCGCGTGCCGAGACCGTCCACGAGAAGCCGGCCTTCCGCAAGGCCTTCGCCACCCGGCGCTGCCTGCTGCCCGCCGACGGCTACTACGAGTGGGTCGCCGTGCCTGCCACGGACGGCCGGAAGGCCTACAAGCAGCCCTACTTCATCGCCCCGGCCGACGGCACCCTGCTGGCGATGGCCGGACTGTACGAGTTCTGGCGCGACCCCACCCGCCCCGAGGACGACCCGCTCGCCTGGCTGACCACCACCACGATCATCACCACCCAGGCACGCGACGACGCCGGGCGGGTGCACGACCGGATGCCGCTCATCATCGACCCCGCCGACCTGGACGCCTGGCTCGACCCCGCCCACAGCGACCCGCGCGAGCTCCAGCAGCTCCTGCACACGCCCGCCAACGGCCACCTCATCGCCCGCCCGGTCGTCACCACCGTCAACAGCGTCCGCAACAACGGGCCCGAGTTGCTGACCGAGGCCCTTGACGCGCCCCCGCTCACCTGA
- a CDS encoding MerR family transcriptional regulator, with product MRSDTYGQRRGDGHDGHDGRDGCDGRDEQDQRQGPSGVAEPVGPEGLTVGRVAALVGVSVKTLHHWDGIGLVRPSERTRAGYRVYSGEDVARIHRVLVYREIGFPLAEIGRILDDPAAGARDHLRRQRSQLAERISRLQHMLGAVDRMMAASNGGMRLTPEQQVEIFGADWQPAWVEEAQERWGDSAQWAQYAERAAEMEPQDWAEAAAATDALNADLAAACRAGLAPGSAAANALAERHRASVSRYFDCTHAMHVCQGRMFVEDPRFAEHYDAVAPGLARWLREVVFANALAHGVDPASATWE from the coding sequence ATGAGGAGCGACACGTACGGGCAGCGCCGCGGTGACGGGCATGACGGGCATGACGGGCGCGACGGGTGCGACGGGCGCGACGAGCAGGATCAGCGGCAGGGGCCGAGCGGCGTCGCCGAGCCGGTCGGCCCCGAGGGCCTGACCGTCGGGCGGGTGGCCGCGCTGGTCGGGGTCAGCGTCAAGACCTTGCACCACTGGGACGGGATCGGCCTGGTGCGCCCGAGTGAGCGCACCAGGGCCGGCTACCGGGTGTACTCGGGCGAGGACGTCGCCCGGATCCACCGGGTCCTGGTCTACCGGGAGATCGGCTTCCCGCTCGCCGAGATCGGCCGGATCCTCGACGACCCGGCCGCCGGTGCGCGCGACCACCTGCGGCGGCAGCGGTCGCAGCTGGCGGAGCGGATCTCCCGCCTGCAGCACATGCTCGGCGCGGTCGACCGCATGATGGCGGCGTCGAACGGCGGGATGCGGCTGACTCCGGAGCAGCAGGTCGAGATCTTCGGTGCCGACTGGCAGCCGGCCTGGGTCGAGGAGGCGCAGGAGCGCTGGGGCGACAGCGCCCAGTGGGCCCAGTACGCCGAGCGGGCCGCCGAGATGGAGCCGCAGGACTGGGCGGAGGCCGCCGCCGCGACCGACGCGCTGAACGCCGATCTGGCCGCCGCGTGCCGCGCCGGCCTCGCGCCCGGCTCGGCGGCGGCGAACGCCCTCGCGGAGCGGCATCGGGCCTCGGTGTCGCGGTACTTCGACTGCACGCACGCGATGCACGTCTGTCAGGGGCGGATGTTCGTCGAGGACCCGCGGTTCGCCGAGCACTACGACGCCGTCGCGCCGGGCCTCGCCCGCTGGCTGCGCGAGGTGGTCTTCGCGAACGCCCTGGCCCACGGCGTCGATCCGGCGTCCGCGACCTGGGAGTGA